A window from bacterium encodes these proteins:
- the hppD gene encoding 4-hydroxyphenylpyruvate dioxygenase, translating into MASSLTPSSTDTVVMTGIDHVEFYVGNAKQAAYFYQKAFGFDTVAYAGPETGQRDRASYVLQQGKIRFVLTTALTPEHPVSEHVKAHGDGVKDVAIIVNNACLAYNQAISRGATGIMEPTERSDANGRVVLASVATYGDTIHTFVERADYAGVFLPGYAPRKGLGCAPVGLEYIDHVVGNVGWNEMNTWVEFYQRVFDFHHFANFDDKDISTEYSALRSVVVANDNERVKFPLNEPAEGKKKSQIEEYIDSYGKPGVQHLALITKDILTTVAALKANGVEFLSTPASYYQDLLERTGPINESLADLQALDILVDKDDKGYMLQIFTKPLEDRPTVFFEIIQRMGSESFGKGNFKALFESIEREQALRGNL; encoded by the coding sequence ATGGCCAGCTCGCTCACTCCGTCCAGCACCGATACCGTCGTCATGACGGGTATCGACCACGTCGAATTCTACGTCGGCAACGCCAAGCAAGCCGCCTACTTCTACCAGAAGGCCTTTGGCTTCGATACGGTCGCCTACGCCGGCCCCGAGACGGGCCAGCGCGATCGCGCGAGCTACGTGCTCCAGCAGGGCAAGATTCGCTTCGTCCTGACCACGGCCCTCACCCCCGAGCACCCGGTCTCCGAGCACGTCAAGGCCCACGGGGACGGCGTCAAGGACGTCGCCATCATCGTCAACAACGCCTGCCTCGCCTACAACCAGGCGATTTCGCGCGGCGCCACCGGCATCATGGAGCCAACCGAGCGCTCTGACGCCAACGGCCGCGTCGTGCTCGCGAGCGTGGCGACCTACGGCGACACCATCCACACCTTCGTCGAGCGCGCCGACTACGCCGGCGTCTTCCTGCCCGGCTACGCGCCCCGCAAGGGCCTCGGCTGCGCCCCGGTCGGCCTCGAGTACATCGACCACGTGGTGGGCAACGTGGGCTGGAACGAGATGAACACCTGGGTCGAGTTCTACCAGCGCGTGTTCGACTTCCACCACTTCGCCAACTTCGACGACAAGGACATCAGCACCGAGTACTCGGCGCTGCGTTCGGTGGTCGTCGCCAACGACAACGAGCGGGTCAAGTTCCCCCTCAACGAGCCCGCCGAGGGCAAGAAGAAGTCCCAGATCGAGGAGTACATCGACTCCTACGGCAAGCCCGGCGTCCAGCACCTGGCGCTGATCACCAAGGACATCCTCACGACCGTCGCCGCCCTCAAGGCCAACGGCGTCGAGTTCCTCAGCACGCCCGCGAGCTACTACCAGGACCTTCTCGAGCGTACCGGCCCCATCAACGAGAGCCTCGCCGACCTCCAGGCCCTCGACATCCTGGTGGACAAGGACGACAAGGGCTACATGCTCCAGATCTTCACCAAGCCCCTCGAGGACCGTCCCACCGTCTTCTTCGAGATCATCCAGCGCATGGGCTCCGAGAGCTTCGGCAAGGGCAACTTCAAGGCCCTCTTCGAATCGATCGAGCGCGAGCAGGCCCTGCGCGGCAACCTCTAA
- the mvaD gene encoding diphosphomevalonate decarboxylase, with translation MPSNATARACSNIALVKYWGKRQAALNLPVNGSISMTLDGMHTTTTVTWDDALAHDEAELNGSVVAGEALDKLSVFLDRVRERWGESPRARIVTTNNFPTAAGLASSASGFAALALAATAAAGLDLGPRELSILARQGSGSASRSIFGGFAEWKRGEREDGTDSYAEQILEQDAWDVRMLVAVLAPGPKSVSSRAGMTRTVETSPMYPAWVQTVGADLDAMREAIAARDLFRVGEIAEANCLKMHATMHTTLPAILYWQPTTVALMHRVMALRAEGLSCYFTIDAGPNVKVLCAPADAERLAKELAAVSGVQEVLTCRPGPGAYLL, from the coding sequence ATGCCTTCAAACGCCACCGCCCGGGCTTGCTCCAACATTGCGCTGGTCAAGTACTGGGGCAAGCGCCAGGCGGCGCTGAACCTGCCCGTCAACGGCTCCATCTCCATGACCCTCGACGGGATGCACACCACCACCACCGTCACCTGGGACGACGCGCTTGCCCATGACGAAGCCGAGCTGAACGGCTCGGTCGTCGCGGGTGAGGCCCTCGACAAGCTCTCTGTTTTCCTGGATCGGGTCCGCGAGCGCTGGGGCGAGAGCCCTCGGGCGCGCATCGTGACGACGAACAACTTCCCCACTGCGGCGGGCCTTGCCTCGTCGGCCTCGGGCTTCGCGGCCCTCGCCCTCGCCGCCACCGCGGCGGCGGGCCTCGACCTCGGCCCCCGGGAGCTTTCGATCCTGGCGCGCCAGGGCTCGGGATCCGCGAGCCGGTCGATCTTCGGGGGCTTCGCCGAGTGGAAGCGCGGCGAGCGTGAGGACGGCACCGACTCGTACGCTGAGCAGATCCTCGAGCAGGACGCCTGGGACGTGCGGATGCTGGTGGCGGTCCTCGCCCCCGGCCCCAAGTCCGTATCGAGCCGGGCGGGCATGACCCGCACCGTCGAGACCTCGCCCATGTACCCGGCTTGGGTCCAGACGGTGGGGGCGGATCTCGACGCCATGCGCGAGGCGATCGCCGCGCGGGACCTCTTCCGGGTGGGTGAGATCGCCGAGGCCAACTGCCTCAAGATGCACGCCACCATGCACACGACGCTGCCTGCGATCCTCTACTGGCAGCCGACCACCGTCGCCCTCATGCACCGGGTCATGGCCCTGCGCGCCGAGGGCTTGTCCTGTTACTTCACCATCGACGCGGGGCCCAATGTGAAGGTCCTCTGCGCCCCCGCCGACGCCGAGCGCCTCGCCAAGGAGCTTGCGGCCGTGAGCGGGGTGCAAGAGGTCCTCACCTGCCGCCCCGGACCTGGAGCCTATCTGCTTTGA
- a CDS encoding DUF2490 domain-containing protein yields the protein MELFPRFAVLAIAAAALFYPASARADVQSWNGIEVRLPLSTGEGPFPESLRFVTDARYGAEGLDQLSFRLGPLWELSPHLMVGMHVSTFAAQETGGIFEQEHRLDLEPTLRLQWGAFTWSDRNRLEYRYHQSGNASKESWRYRNQLRLSYAPAGAQWLPYASDEVLVDLSGAGLNQNRANLGVGRVLSDSMRLDIGYGYRSRLSSGGAWSHDHLGLVSLFIAPKRAAVLLPSLDPGD from the coding sequence ATGGAGTTATTCCCTCGCTTTGCCGTCCTTGCGATCGCCGCCGCGGCGCTCTTCTACCCTGCGTCGGCGCGCGCCGACGTTCAGTCCTGGAACGGCATCGAGGTACGACTTCCTCTCTCGACGGGCGAGGGGCCCTTCCCCGAGAGCCTGCGCTTCGTGACCGACGCGCGCTATGGGGCCGAAGGGCTCGACCAGCTCTCGTTTCGGCTGGGGCCCCTGTGGGAGCTATCGCCCCACCTGATGGTCGGCATGCACGTCTCGACTTTCGCCGCGCAGGAGACCGGGGGGATCTTCGAGCAAGAGCATCGCCTCGACCTGGAGCCCACCCTGCGCCTGCAGTGGGGGGCGTTCACCTGGAGCGATCGCAACCGCCTTGAGTACCGATATCATCAGAGCGGGAACGCCTCGAAGGAGAGCTGGCGCTACCGCAATCAGCTGCGCCTGAGCTACGCCCCGGCCGGGGCCCAGTGGCTCCCGTACGCCTCGGACGAGGTGCTGGTGGATCTCTCGGGGGCGGGCCTCAATCAGAACCGCGCCAATCTCGGCGTCGGGCGCGTCCTGAGCGACTCCATGCGGCTCGACATCGGCTACGGCTACCGGTCGCGGCTTTCGTCCGGTGGGGCCTGGAGCCACGACCACCTGGGCCTGGTCTCGCTCTTCATCGCGCCGAAGCGCGCGGCTGTCTTGCTGCCGAGCCTCGATCCGGGCGACTGA
- a CDS encoding phosphomevalonate kinase, translating to MNVKSIVATAPGKLVLAGEYAVLSPGEPAVVVAVEARITVRVTPAAAYSFSSESLGLFDLPVRYEGDRWVPESGPAPKVAFAATAVNVALAYLRDKGLPIAAFALSIEGGLESADGAKYGFGSSAAVSVALVGGLLAAFGLEPDAAQVFKLAALAHHEAQGSGSGLDVAAAAYGGAIRYVAFDPDWLKERRAAADSVAQLVDATWPVLGIEPLGWPEDLELGIGWTGVPASTSALIRQVGEARERQASGYARFLIQSRQATNSLAAALRDRDAMGAVQALGRMREAIHVLQDASGVAIETPALRAFADAAEAAGGAGKSSGAGGGDCGVALFAGSEPLGRAKAAWQASAVEPLAVGLSPKGLMLSK from the coding sequence TTGAACGTGAAAAGCATCGTCGCCACCGCCCCCGGCAAGCTGGTGCTCGCCGGGGAGTATGCCGTCCTCTCGCCCGGCGAGCCCGCTGTGGTCGTCGCCGTGGAGGCCCGCATCACCGTGCGCGTTACCCCGGCTGCCGCTTATTCCTTTAGCTCGGAGTCGCTCGGCCTTTTCGACCTGCCGGTCCGCTACGAGGGCGATCGCTGGGTGCCGGAGAGCGGACCTGCGCCCAAGGTGGCCTTCGCCGCCACCGCCGTCAACGTGGCGCTCGCCTATCTGCGGGACAAGGGCCTGCCGATCGCTGCCTTCGCCCTTTCGATCGAGGGCGGGCTTGAGAGCGCCGACGGCGCTAAGTACGGCTTCGGCAGCAGCGCGGCGGTTTCGGTCGCGCTGGTGGGCGGCCTGCTGGCGGCCTTTGGTCTAGAGCCCGATGCGGCGCAGGTCTTCAAGCTCGCCGCCCTCGCCCACCACGAGGCCCAGGGCTCGGGGAGCGGCTTGGATGTGGCGGCTGCCGCCTACGGCGGGGCCATCCGCTATGTGGCCTTCGACCCGGATTGGCTCAAGGAGCGGCGCGCGGCGGCTGACTCGGTCGCTCAGCTGGTGGATGCTACCTGGCCGGTGCTTGGGATCGAGCCTCTCGGCTGGCCCGAGGACCTGGAGCTCGGCATCGGCTGGACTGGTGTTCCTGCCTCGACCTCGGCCCTCATCCGGCAGGTCGGTGAGGCGCGGGAGCGGCAGGCATCCGGGTATGCGCGCTTCTTGATCCAGAGCCGGCAGGCGACCAACTCCCTGGCGGCGGCCCTGCGCGATCGCGATGCCATGGGGGCGGTCCAGGCCCTCGGCCGGATGCGCGAGGCGATTCACGTGTTGCAGGACGCCTCGGGGGTCGCCATCGAGACGCCCGCGCTGCGCGCCTTCGCCGATGCGGCCGAGGCCGCGGGCGGAGCCGGGAAGTCCTCGGGTGCGGGCGGCGGTGACTGCGGCGTGGCTCTCTTCGCGGGAAGCGAGCCTCTGGGACGCGCCAAGGCTGCCTGGCAAGCGTCGGCGGTGGAGCCCCTCGCGGTCGGTCTCTCGCCCAAGGGGCTCATGCTCTCGAAGTAA
- a CDS encoding type 2 isopentenyl-diphosphate Delta-isomerase, which translates to MNPIEARKEDHIRVSLEEDVQARSVRTGFDRYVFIHQALPELDFAEISTETKFLGRTFAAPLLISSMTGGLERGRTINRNLAQAAQRMNVPMGLGSQRITRERPETLDSFLVRDVAPDVFLIGNVGAVQLNYGFDVETCRELVRSVGADALYLHLNPLQEVVQPEGDTNFKGLLPKIETLCRELGVPVLAKEVGSGIAPDTARRLVEAGVAAIDVAGTGGTSWAAIEGLRATSNVARSLGELFRDWGLPTSESLKLCRRELPDTPLVASGGIRTGLDVAKALALGADLAATAHPFLEAATTSSEAVEAVIHRLVTELKVVMFCLGCRTIDELRRTDRLREVS; encoded by the coding sequence ATGAACCCCATCGAAGCGCGCAAGGAAGACCACATTCGCGTCAGCCTGGAAGAGGACGTCCAGGCCCGCTCGGTCCGTACCGGCTTCGACCGCTACGTCTTCATCCACCAGGCGCTCCCCGAGCTCGACTTCGCCGAGATCAGCACCGAGACGAAATTCCTCGGCCGCACCTTCGCAGCCCCCTTGCTCATCTCCTCGATGACCGGCGGCCTCGAGCGGGGACGGACCATCAACCGCAACCTGGCCCAGGCGGCCCAGCGGATGAACGTGCCCATGGGCCTCGGGTCCCAGCGCATCACCCGGGAGCGTCCCGAGACGCTCGATAGCTTTCTGGTCCGCGACGTGGCCCCGGACGTCTTCCTCATCGGCAACGTGGGGGCCGTCCAGCTCAACTACGGCTTCGACGTCGAGACCTGCCGCGAGCTGGTCCGCTCGGTGGGGGCGGATGCGCTCTACCTGCACCTCAACCCCTTGCAGGAGGTGGTGCAGCCCGAGGGGGACACCAACTTCAAGGGCCTCCTGCCCAAGATCGAGACCCTCTGCCGCGAGCTGGGCGTGCCCGTCCTCGCCAAGGAGGTCGGCAGCGGCATCGCCCCCGACACGGCTCGACGTCTGGTCGAAGCCGGCGTGGCGGCCATCGACGTGGCCGGTACCGGTGGCACCTCGTGGGCGGCCATCGAGGGCCTGCGGGCCACCTCGAACGTGGCGCGCTCCCTCGGCGAGCTCTTCCGGGACTGGGGCCTGCCCACCAGCGAATCGCTCAAGCTCTGCCGCCGCGAATTGCCCGACACGCCCCTCGTCGCCTCGGGCGGGATCCGCACCGGCCTGGACGTGGCCAAGGCCCTCGCCCTGGGGGCCGACCTCGCGGCCACGGCCCATCCTTTCCTCGAAGCGGCCACCACGTCGAGCGAGGCGGTCGAGGCGGTGATCCATCGCCTCGTGACCGAGCTCAAGGTCGTGATGTTCTGTCTCGGCTGCCGCACCATCGACGAACTCCGGCGGACCGACCGCCTCCGAGAGGTTTCCTGA
- the infA gene encoding translation initiation factor IF-1: protein MLKEDMIELEGTVLEALPNAMFRVNLPNGHTVLAHLAGKMRKHFIKVLPGDKVKVELSPYDLSRGRITFRLRV from the coding sequence ATGCTCAAGGAAGACATGATCGAGCTGGAGGGAACCGTGCTGGAGGCGTTGCCCAACGCCATGTTCCGGGTCAACCTCCCCAACGGTCACACGGTGCTCGCCCACCTGGCGGGCAAGATGCGCAAGCACTTCATCAAGGTGTTGCCTGGCGACAAGGTCAAGGTCGAGCTGAGTCCTTACGATCTCAGCCGCGGTCGGATCACGTTCCGCCTCCGTGTCTAG
- a CDS encoding phosphatidylserine/phosphatidylglycerophosphate/cardiolipin synthase family protein: MLKQKKLAIILASSLFLAGCGFIAPSALQGSDDAAIEGMGSMPLGLNDEPTEEIHVPRRALIGPNPWQENSSAALSVGPQENVALLKDLIDGAKKTLFIEVFNFANDSMGQQMMPHVVAAAKRGVKVYFLCDYVGSKFVGGAKLGAEMAKAGVEFRMYAPRFIRQDDQRRGINITHRKLYLADGDRGLTGGVNLMSEFDTTTQDILVDFRGFQAAQLHAEFVRDWKLAKGKNLQYEPIKTDQQYGTVRTQTLVTSPPEGRFEAKIAAYQAIETAQREILIEQQYLCDQGLMDRLYDAAKRGVSVRVIVPGKSGSGLFKNLHTIALNALIKAGGQARLYHSGTDGNAHVHTKYFGVDDKWAMFGSLNADTRALIDNQELNVATTDQTLIRALRTRLFEPDWQHSSVTYEFSDSDWYKAPFIKLWQIVNYYV, encoded by the coding sequence ATGCTGAAACAGAAAAAGCTCGCGATCATCCTCGCCTCGTCCTTGTTCCTCGCCGGCTGCGGCTTCATCGCCCCATCCGCCCTGCAGGGCTCGGATGACGCGGCAATCGAAGGCATGGGGAGCATGCCGCTCGGGCTCAACGACGAACCGACCGAAGAGATCCACGTGCCGCGCCGGGCGCTCATCGGCCCCAACCCGTGGCAGGAGAACAGCTCGGCTGCGCTCTCGGTGGGCCCGCAAGAGAACGTCGCCCTGCTCAAGGACCTCATCGACGGCGCCAAGAAGACCCTGTTCATCGAGGTCTTCAACTTCGCCAACGACTCCATGGGCCAGCAGATGATGCCCCATGTGGTCGCTGCGGCCAAGCGTGGCGTCAAGGTCTACTTCCTCTGCGACTACGTGGGCAGCAAGTTCGTGGGCGGCGCGAAGCTCGGCGCCGAGATGGCCAAGGCGGGCGTCGAGTTCCGCATGTACGCCCCGCGCTTCATCCGCCAGGACGACCAGCGCCGCGGCATCAACATCACCCACCGCAAGCTCTACCTGGCTGACGGCGATCGCGGCCTGACGGGCGGCGTCAACCTGATGTCCGAGTTCGACACCACCACCCAGGACATCCTGGTGGACTTCCGCGGCTTCCAGGCCGCCCAGCTCCACGCCGAGTTCGTCCGCGACTGGAAGCTCGCCAAGGGCAAGAACCTCCAGTACGAGCCCATCAAGACCGATCAGCAGTACGGCACGGTGCGGACCCAGACCCTCGTCACCAGCCCGCCCGAAGGCCGCTTCGAGGCCAAGATCGCGGCTTATCAGGCCATCGAGACCGCCCAGCGCGAAATCCTGATCGAGCAGCAGTACCTCTGCGACCAGGGCCTGATGGATCGGCTCTACGACGCGGCCAAGCGCGGCGTTTCAGTCCGGGTGATCGTGCCCGGCAAGTCCGGCAGCGGGCTGTTCAAGAACCTCCACACGATCGCGCTGAACGCCCTCATCAAGGCCGGTGGCCAGGCCCGCCTCTACCACAGCGGCACGGACGGCAACGCCCACGTTCACACCAAGTACTTCGGCGTCGACGACAAGTGGGCCATGTTCGGCTCGCTCAACGCCGACACCCGCGCCCTGATCGACAATCAGGAGCTGAACGTGGCGACCACCGACCAGACCCTCATCCGGGCTCTCAGGACCCGCCTGTTCGAGCCGGACTGGCAGCACTCGTCGGTAACCTACGAGTTCTCGGACTCGGACTGGTACAAGGCGCCCTTCATCAAGCTCTGGCAGATCGTCAACTACTACGTGTAA
- a CDS encoding ferritin-like domain-containing protein: protein MDAKIRDPQQIIALFNRNVALEHGAIYQYLQHAYAIGEIGVGAEIINIARAEMRHMKYFAGIITELGGVVTLERPAVELRAANLHEMMVLGAAAEDEAIESYTAQLDLIDHPGALRVLERVILDEELHKEQWGEFDAEVAELAYQASYPSPGPVQDPALAALLNGAFEEAYNEVLVYLRHYFQSSDWEAKDFLFENSVWKMRQMGLMADKLHELGADPSFPWRPVPIEGALSDRIAQAIAIEQASVKRYQQLSGCPVPHEVRSILKNALGQSVYQQKQMELLRDLNTREGFAEPGYVPIQEAIAPPAAAPRPAYTVGSLIDQPAP from the coding sequence ATGGACGCCAAGATCCGCGATCCCCAGCAGATCATCGCCCTGTTCAACCGGAACGTGGCCCTGGAGCACGGCGCCATCTACCAGTACCTCCAGCATGCCTATGCCATCGGCGAGATCGGGGTCGGCGCCGAGATCATCAACATCGCCCGGGCCGAGATGCGCCACATGAAGTACTTTGCGGGCATCATCACCGAGCTGGGAGGCGTCGTCACCCTGGAACGCCCCGCCGTCGAGCTGCGGGCGGCGAACCTGCACGAGATGATGGTGCTCGGCGCGGCCGCCGAGGACGAGGCCATCGAAAGCTACACGGCCCAGCTCGATCTCATCGATCACCCGGGGGCGCTGCGTGTGCTGGAGCGGGTGATCCTCGACGAGGAGCTGCACAAGGAGCAGTGGGGGGAATTCGACGCCGAGGTGGCCGAGCTCGCCTACCAGGCGAGCTATCCGAGCCCCGGGCCCGTCCAAGACCCTGCGCTTGCCGCCTTGCTCAACGGCGCCTTCGAAGAGGCCTACAACGAGGTGCTCGTCTACCTCCGCCATTACTTCCAGAGCAGCGACTGGGAGGCCAAGGACTTCCTGTTCGAGAACTCGGTCTGGAAGATGCGCCAGATGGGCCTGATGGCCGACAAGCTCCACGAACTCGGAGCGGACCCGAGCTTTCCCTGGCGCCCGGTGCCCATCGAGGGCGCCCTCTCGGACCGCATCGCCCAGGCCATCGCGATCGAGCAGGCGAGCGTCAAGCGCTACCAGCAGCTCTCGGGCTGCCCCGTGCCCCACGAGGTGCGCAGCATCCTCAAGAATGCGCTCGGCCAGTCGGTCTATCAGCAAAAGCAGATGGAGCTCTTACGGGATCTCAACACGCGCGAGGGCTTCGCCGAGCCGGGGTACGTCCCTATCCAGGAAGCGATCGCGCCCCCTGCGGCCGCTCCACGCCCCGCCTACACGGTAGGCAGCCTCATCGACCAGCCGGCTCCGTAG